TGAAAGTGATGTTAATATTTTGATAGGgcaattttttttgggtaaattacattttacctccTCACGTTTGAGTTGGATTTTAATTCCTTACAAtagctttaaaacatttcactttcataccttacctactattttatttcaatatgatacattcgttacattttccatccattaatccaTTAAGAGCTGACGTGGCTGTCACATTTGTGCCATATGGCTACTacatgtgtgccacgtggcaaaaaaaatattattttaatttttctttttgaaaaaaacctgaatcttctcaacaacaacaaaaaaaaaagaaaaaaaaaaagaaaaacgcaGAACCCACCCCACCTTCCCCGCAACCCCTCCCCACCCCTCTTCTCCCTCCCGAGCCTCCCaaccacctccctctcctccactctcttcacctcccctcctTCGACCCGGAGTCCCTCCAACCACTAGAATCCCAACCCCTCAACTCATCCACCTTCTCCCTCCAGCTCCACCCCCGCGACGCCTTCTTCAATTCCTAGCACAAGGACTACAAATCCCTCACCCTCACCAAACTCGGCCCGAGTGAACTTGCTCCACACCAAGCTCCAGATGGCACTCCAGGGGATAAAAAGAGGTGATCTCGAGCCCATGCACGTTTAGATCCAACCCCAGGACCTCTCCACCCCGTTGTCTCCTGCGTTAGCCAGGGCAGCGACGAGTACTTCTACCGGATCGGCGTCAGGACTCTGGCGAAGTCGATCTACATGGTGCTTGACACCGACAGCGACGTCAATGCGGCCCCTGCTCCGATTGCTACTAGCAATCTAACCCGTTTTTTAATCCGGCCAGATCTTCCACCTACAGCCAGCTCTCAGGCTCGATTAAAAAAATCACGTTGGGATGCGAACACGATAATGAGGGAttaggtgaagagagtggagaagAGGGAGGTGGTTGGGAGGCTCGGCtcgggagggagaagaagagtgGGGAGGGGTTGCGGGGAAGGTGGGGTGGGTTTtgagtttttgagtttttttttttttttgagaagattcaggttttttttttaattaaaaaataatttttttgccatgtggcacaCAGGTGGCAGCCATGTGATACAAATGTAGCAGCCACGTCAGCTCTTaacagatcaatggatgaaaaatgtaacgaaggtactatattgaaataaaatagtagatgaagtatgaaagtaaaatgttttaaagatattataaggaattgaaatcgaaaatttaatttatctatttttttttcaacggataattttaaattatttctcTTCAAACTGACAGATATGCATGCATGCCAAAACGCACGCTTGATTGGAGGTCATCAACCAAAAGAATCCACTACTGCACTTGATCAGTAGCAAAATACGAACATGGGTGGGCCCATTTTTTCCTATACTTAACCTTCACCAAAGTTCTAGAATTAGACTATTTAACTAACTCATAATTAGGCTTAGTATTTTCAAAGTAAGTTGGATCAGCATGTGCCTACctctaaattaattaattaatggaaTTGTCTGGACCAGTAATATGCAGGCTGACTCAGTGTTTGGTGTGTGCATCCTCATCCTCGTTAAGCATATAtacgattttattttatttttatgttgcacttatatatatatatatatatatatatatatatacatgtgtgtgtatgtgcccGCGCGCATTAGGTTGACATACTGCCTAGATTAGTTTTGCatggatatatatatagagtacaagatttcgattttatttttgtgcTGGTCATGCTGGGCGCTAGGAAatataaataagtaaataattTAGAAATCCGAACAATGTTTAGTGAACCCAACTTCGTATCTGATCGTTTTTTAAACCTGCACTGCAGGTTTGATATTTCGAAATCCGAAAATTCTTTAGAAAGTCTTGAGGGAAATCTAGTTGGTAGAGTAAACCTGCTTAAAGGAATGTTCATGTAATGAATGAACCTCTTTATTTGGTTATATAAAACCAAAAACTAGaacaataaaaagagaaagacaaagaaAATGGCCATTTCAATTAACGGACCTCTTTTGCAGGTTACAAGTTCTAGAAAACCGGTTTTGCAAATTAGTTGATTTGTGGAGAACATGTATTTTAGGTTCTACATAACCAATTAATTGGTTGAACATAGTCAACCTCTGTCTTAGGTTTATAATTCTAATAAATCTATTATGTAGTTATGTAGTTCACTTGATTATAATGAACCTGTGGTTTAGATTTTGAAGAGTTAATAAACCTGACATGTAGCCATGGAGGAGAAATTGAATATAGTGAACCTGTTCTGCAGGTTTATATTCAATTATTTGGTGAACGTGAAGGTTTATCCAGAACAATAACCGAAACCCTACAGTATATTTTACATTTTGTCGATAAATGGTAGAGGTTGCTAATATTAAAAAGCAATATCAAAGTCAAATGATTTAAACCGAAAACTGAAACAACAAAGACCAGGCGAAATATATAGATAGGATGATCTTTGAGGTAAAACATAAAAGATAGATaattggatcgttaaaatataTTACGGAATAAATCCCAAAAAACTTGTGTCAAAATGTATGTCCAAAACGTGTCCTTGAATCCTATATTAGTGGCACCATCTGATACTTAAACCAATCCCTATCAACACAAATCAAACTTGAAATCTCAAGCACACAATGCTTATCATTTTGGTATTTCACACCAAAAAGTACCTCTAAACAAATAATCAAGTTAACCAAGTCTTCTAGGTCCGCTAAATACTAGCCTCCTGATCGAACAATTACTACATATGCGAGACCTCTAGGCTCTAGCTATAACCCCAAACAAAATGTCCTTAGTTACAAGGCAAGAAATTCTTAAATCTAATTGCATACATATAATTAAATCTAAGAAACAATTCCACATGTACACCTAACTATTGCAAGCACACCTGCAGATTCGGTACTACATATTATCCCCATGGCCGACAATAATATGTAGCCAAATCCAACTGATGTACAATAATCACCAAAGCCTCCCCATCTTATCCGTACTAAACAAAACTTGAGTGTAATATTTCAAAATGGGAAAATTCTATTAAGCTCCGGTGAATCCTACACCACTGAGAATTGTAACCATTACATTTTAATTAATTGAACGCTTGACCAAGAATTTAACAACAAAAAGTCCCCGTGTTTAGAATACTCTGGTACTACGTACGTACTTTAAAATTTCTGCAGAACGTTATATTTCTAGTTTTCTACAACCGCATATATACTGGCCCGAGTATATTTTGTTAAGCTTGAACTGTACCCTACTCATCACTTGAACTGCACCCTACTCATCAGTACTCTGATAAGCACCATAAGCCATGCACATATAagctttttatgtttttgtttttctttctttattttcagTTTAGTAAATTACATTAATATTATCCACAAGAAAGACGTGAGTTGCAAATATCTACATAGTGAACATTAACTCTGTGACTACTTTTGGACATATCTAAAAGATTGAATAACTGGACAAAGCAAATCAAGAGTCATGGTTGTTATATACGATAAGGGGATATATCGGATCAGATGATTAACAGGACAACCAATTTCCTGCATatcctctttcttttcttaaaataaaaagaaatgtgtACGCATCACATTTTTTCTAAGATCTATCTTGATTGTTTGTGAGAAGAAAAATGCATATTTATTTAAGAAGCTGATCAAAATTTCAGAACTGAAGATTGTGAAACTTAACACAATTAGTTACAAGTAAAAGCACACCGGTCACATATTATAcgtacacatacacacacataaaaATATATAGATTTCTCTATTAACAATATCACATCTCCCAGTAATTTACAGATCAAAGTTCTATATAGTATCAATCTCCTTGTtcactttattttatttaattttttgagaTCTATATATACCAACCAGAAAGTGCATAATTatacatactttttttttttttttcctgtaatTGTTTCCAACATTATTctttatatcatatatattatgaatcaAGATCACTCAAGTAGTAGTAGTAGAGTAAACTTCCACAATTGTCCTCATCACCTTTACCTGTGTGGTAAGGCACTTCATGTAATGAGCCGTCTCCTCCAACAAGCTCCAAGTATCCATGCCTTCACCGCCTGGTACGACCTTCCGCAGCTCATTTACCTTGTTCTGCTGAACTCTTTTCTTAATGGAGTAGTGAGAGCGACTATCAATTGATCTCCTTACAACGCCGCCGTTGCACGCTTTGTTTCGTATCTTCCAGAGCAGCGCCCTACTCCAAGCTCTTCTTCTCCCTACAGCACAAGCCATGGATGCATAAGCAGCAGTCTTGATTTTATGATATCGCCGCCGGATCTCTCTCGGGGAAGACGatattgatgatgatgatgatgatgatcttgggtggtttttgtttattctgATTAGGGCTTTCACCAACCCTTTAGTGAACCTAGATTTCAATGAATTAGGGTTAGGAGAATTCATGGGTCTACATAtgtttgtggaaaaaaaattagggtttgtttagACAGTTGGGTTGGGGGTACTTGAAAATAGAAAGAGGTGAACTTTTAGGAGGAAAGAGAgacaaatgaacaatataacAGATTTTCTTCTGACACAAAGGGTCCAGTTTGCTCACAAGCCACCAGGACAAAGAGGAGAGAATTTAAATGGTGTGCTCTGACAACACAGTCTCTCCTCCAAAACCATTCCCCAAACAACAGGAGATCTAGAGAGAGATTATGTGATTGGGCAATTtaaggaagagagaaagatgagagGGAAAATGAGAATAGGAGAAAGAAAAGATGGAAGATTGCGAAAGAGAATATTGAAAATGGGAGGTGTAAAGAGGAAGGAGACTTGGGGAATAAAcctttaatataataatataatattatcaaTTAAATATGGGCAAGTGATGGATTGCCTTTGTGAGTAATGAATATATATTTCTCTTAAATCTActgtgtttttttatttctattaaatttattatgtttttttataatttacatgaacttaatattaatatattgtctttttgtcaatttatatatgtgtgtaaaGATAACATTATGTCGCTATGTTCcatatacaaatcaaagttttttttttttttttttttttttatctaggAGAGAGAATTAAATTGAATAATAGGTTTGTAGCTTCTTTCGTTTTCAGCATAGAGTTTTGGAGGTGAAAAGGGGGCTCCGTGGGGCTACAAAGGACCAACCAGCATATGAGCGCACATGGTTCCATTTACCCACTTGGATTATGGGGCCTTTAATTTTTCTCTTTTCATCTGgttttcttatgcatctttcTCCCTAATTTGACGTTTATAACCAACTCATGGTATTATATTCGAATTTGTCTCCCTCTTGGCTCTGTAAGCCAATGACATGATAGTCCATGGTGATGGTAGTTACTAACTAATTATTAGCTAGTGGTGGTTTGAGATGACAGCGATGGCCGGCGGCCGACACCAAATGGTGCATCGATCTGTCACGGTCACTTTAATCTATATTTAAGCCCGATTTATAGCTTCAGTAGTGGAGCATTTTAATTAACCCTAGATTAACAGTATGTCACGGGCATTCtaattagaataaaaaaaaagtagtgaACAGTTAGATGGATTCATATGGACCTTCTGCTTGTTTAAAAGTGGATTTGGACCATTTACACAAAGGATTGTTAGTCATCGCTCTAACCAATTGAGCTGTATGAACCACTTTTATGACGAGAGTATTTACTCAAAACTCATATTGTCGGTGTGAGGTCGAGCGTTTTCCGTTGATCATGTGATGAAGTGATGAGATGTATCAGGGTCCATATGACCGTGATCATGCAGCTGCTACCCTAGAGATATCTAGTTCGCCTAATATTCGTGCGGttgtttaaaatttaaaacacgtAATGGTATTAGACGGAATTGATGAATCAAATTTTTTACTGATGTGGGATGAAGTTCCTAATATACTCCTAAATTCAACAGAAAAATAGACGGCGTTAGTGAAAAGGACCACTAATAAATACATTGTTAAGTTTGAGGACTAAAAACTAATATGAGAGTTCATGGACTAAAACTAAACTAGGAGTAAAATTCAgaatcattgctccaattaagCCAAATTTAAAACACGTACCTAATGATATTAGATGAAATTGATGAATCAAAATTTAAGCAACGAAAATTCCAAACGTCAAATAACATGTCCAAAAATTCTTTTTAGTGGGTTGTACAAATCTTAAATTCATGGATCAACCCCATCTCAACCGGACTAAGGTGCAACGGCTCTCCCCGTAGTAATTAAGATtaagattattattttttttgattttattttttttgtaattgaaGTTTTGTTGTCCAACTTCTGAATAGTATTAATTTGTAGAAGAACATGAGTTTGTTGCACAATATTACAATCTCCCACTTTGAGAGTTTGTAATTTGCAGTTTGCTTTCGGTTGATGGTATTTGTATTGTGTCGACTTGCTAGTTGATTCGGGGTTTTCTAATTGGTGTTTTGAGACTAATTCCCTTCCTACCATTTTAGCATCACATTGGGATTcgactatattttttttaagtagagCAATAATGTTAAGGGGTTACATAGTTAGTTGTTATGggaaaggaaaatcaatagaaattgaACCCATatcaaattacataaacatgattgctttctgcCATTACGATAAAGTGTTTGGATGCGGTAACTAGCACCAGATGGGGATTTGAATGGTTTTATTGGTCAAGATACAAAGCTAATATCCGGATTGATCACTAGAGAGAGTTTTTACTCGCATTGATTATTACCTTGCTACTGAAATTGGTCATCGGATTAAGTGGTTTGGTTTTCATATTTTGGTTTAAAGAATCCCCAAATAttatgagttaacatgacaagGAATAAAAGAGTGATCTTCCTAACCACATGGAAAGATGCATTATACCAATCTCTGTTAGAAAGCAAGAAATTAAGGCCGAAATTGGTGATGATTTCTTCCCCTCTCAAGTCCTTTTTTGGGTCAACATCCCCTCTCCAGTCTCAACACGTTGAAAAGTTGTGTGTTTTGGCCTTTGGGTCTTCTGAAAATCCCATCAGCCAAAGATTATAGCAATAATTAAGCAAGATAATAAATAACAATAACAATTTAGGTTTTATATGTTTAAATAAGGAGAAATTATACATAgtatttttcatatatatattatatatgttctTCCCCTAAGAGAATGTTTACAACTTGGggttcaaaaaaaatatttctttaaaaTGAAGGATATGCGTTATGGCAtttgaaacaaataattaattaaatagagGGTGGTACTATCTACGTACCTCCTTTCATTTTTATACATTCTTCTCAATTTCGGCCGTCGAATTGAACgaattaaaaaatatcaaatgacaaaattaaAGGGAGTGTGAGAGATAAAAAGAGGGTGTATGGATAACACCACTCTAAATAATAATccttttcaaccaaaaaaagtAAATTAGAAACCCTAGCTGGAAAATAAAATCAAGtaagtgagtgagtgagtgagtgacaGAAAGGCAAAACAAAACGCAGTAAAGCAAAGCTTGGAGTTGGCATTGTGGCcttaggatttggatcctctcctgagcccaaGGAAAGGATCATCCTGACCAAGCAGtgtgggccgttggatgaaaattcaACGGCTATAATTAATATAACTTTAAAGAGATTCCCtggtttgtagccgttggataaaaatctaacGGTCCACACTGCttgatcaggaggatcctctccttgggctcatgagaggatccaaatcaGTGGCTTATAGTAAAGGCTAGAGGAGGGGAGGGGGTGTGGGTGCTGTTGTGGCCCTAGCTTGCCTACAAATGCCCACACAGGCACCAAAGCTTTTGTATTACACTTTAACAAACTCATAATTAGGTTTTGTGTATTGATAATTCGAGATAAGAAGAATAGGCATGAGCTTGTTAATTTATGCACATCTTCAATTTTATTAGCCCATGCTACGCCAGGACCACCAAATTGGTATGTGAGTCGCTTATAGATGTCATTTTTATTCTATATTTAGGTCAATGAATCGTTTTTACGCTTGTCTGTTTAATCGTTGATAAAAGCTAATCCTGCAACCCATCAACGATTGACAACCACACTCAAATGTGCCTAGCACATCTCCATTTCGCATTCTTCATCAGATTAATGTTCTTAACATTATATGAAAAGGTGCACTTGACTAAAAGCATGAAATAACAAACCCATAGGAAATTTTAGAAATATCATTTGGGGTGGAAAATTTCGTCATAAACCGATTTACCGACCGAACCATACCGGTCAGCTCATAATGGTATGgtatagttttgacatttttTCATAATCGGTTTTTACATGCTTGACTGTTGACTCCttagttttagggtttaaaaaaatatatgtatatgtatatgattCATGCCataataaatatagaaaatattgTTAACAAAATTGATAGCATGATGATTACTGATACCATATATATGCGTACATatatatgattttgaatgtatatGCGTTGCTTATGTTTAGGATAATGGAGTCTAGCCAATCAATCGCCAGTGCACAACATGGATTAACCCAAAATGAACCACACAATGAAACCGAACAAGCACCCCAATCTGAAAATCAAAATGAGCCCTTGG
This genomic interval from Malus domestica chromosome 05, GDT2T_hap1 contains the following:
- the LOC139196187 gene encoding transcription factor IBH1-like yields the protein MNSPNPNSLKSRFTKGLVKALIRINKNHPRSSSSSSSISSSPREIRRRYHKIKTAAYASMACAVGRRRAWSRALLWKIRNKACNGGVVRRSIDSRSHYSIKKRVQQNKVNELRKVVPGGEGMDTWSLLEETAHYMKCLTTQVKVMRTIVEVYSTTTT